Proteins encoded within one genomic window of Deltaproteobacteria bacterium:
- a CDS encoding SPFH domain-containing protein produces the protein MGTNNVIFLEVIEWFDETGREILKRIPAEGSGEIKFGAQLIARTSQVGVFFYNGKAVHAFPPGRHTLKTANIPILTKILSVPWGMTSPLRAEVYFLNMKVFPNLKWGTREPVAFRDKELGLIRLRAFGVYNIRIVQPLLFINTMAGTMGRVTTDEVEDYLGKVIVSRLNDYMGEHLDTVLDLPGRYDQWSDGLRQRLREDFSHFGIALTHLYINSITPPPEVQQAIDDRSKLAVFDNLNDLMRLKAAMALEKAAENPGEAGGGMGMGMGLMLPGMMGQIFQAQGKAAVEFTTCPDCSRQVPEDAQFCPFCGHQVMVFHQCQGCGKNLPPNARFCSRCGQAVTEGPRQVRCPACGTDNLPGASFCNACGGRIEG, from the coding sequence ATGGGCACGAACAACGTCATTTTTCTGGAAGTCATCGAATGGTTCGACGAAACCGGGCGGGAGATTCTGAAGCGGATTCCAGCCGAGGGGTCCGGGGAGATCAAGTTCGGGGCCCAACTCATCGCCAGAACCAGCCAAGTGGGGGTCTTTTTCTACAACGGCAAAGCGGTCCACGCCTTCCCCCCGGGGCGGCATACCTTGAAGACAGCCAACATTCCCATCCTGACCAAGATCCTTTCGGTCCCCTGGGGAATGACCAGCCCGCTCCGGGCCGAGGTCTATTTCTTGAACATGAAGGTTTTCCCCAACCTCAAATGGGGAACCCGGGAACCGGTGGCCTTTCGGGACAAGGAACTCGGTCTCATTCGTCTGCGAGCTTTCGGCGTCTACAATATCAGGATCGTCCAGCCCCTGCTCTTTATCAACACCATGGCCGGAACCATGGGTCGGGTGACCACGGACGAGGTCGAGGACTATCTGGGCAAGGTCATCGTCTCCCGGCTAAACGATTACATGGGTGAACATCTCGACACGGTTCTCGATCTTCCGGGCCGCTATGACCAATGGTCCGACGGGCTGAGACAGCGCCTTCGGGAGGATTTCTCCCATTTCGGCATCGCCCTGACCCATCTCTACATCAACTCCATCACTCCGCCCCCCGAAGTCCAGCAGGCCATCGACGACCGCTCAAAGCTGGCCGTGTTCGACAATCTAAACGATCTCATGCGCCTCAAGGCGGCCATGGCCCTGGAAAAAGCGGCCGAGAATCCGGGCGAGGCCGGGGGAGGCATGGGCATGGGCATGGGCCTCATGCTTCCGGGCATGATGGGCCAGATTTTCCAGGCCCAAGGCAAGGCCGCGGTCGAATTCACGACCTGCCCGGATTGTTCCCGACAGGTTCCTGAAGACGCCCAATTCTGCCCCTTTTGCGGCCATCAGGTCATGGTTTTCCACCAATGCCAAGGTTGCGGCAAGAACTTGCCGCCCAATGCCCGGTTTTGCTCCCGCTGTGGCCAGGCCGTGACCGAGGGGCCGCGCCAGGTGAGATGCCCGGCCTGCGGAACAGACAATTTACCCGGGGCCAGCTTCTGCAACGCTTGCGGCGGACGCATTGAGGGCTGA
- a CDS encoding biotin--[acetyl-CoA-carboxylase] ligase — MTSRKMTLFVPMFAPVRREKKRSLRPVHNFILSVTPFVESFWSSRPESGHEVVDMDMTIFHLDRDRPGLAQPLPPSTLTVETEEGQTISLPSVPFSNRSDQAPYVLLAGACSSALDLAWKLMEAEDFPEWSSVLCVSQWAGRGQFRRPWASPEGNLHAAWRWPYPPENWQRIVPLLAGACIRSALDTLGFAVTIKWPNDLLQHGSKVGGILVEERQNCLLVGVGLNLTARPHAQERRDNAFPPETLEGPALPEPAAPGLWAALVPRCRDCYSSLLGCTPRSFLNDLQADMAFIGQEALVDSSGRRLRGVVSGLNDDGSLLLRRGEALVVLNSGSILPLDPATDS; from the coding sequence ATGACTTCCAGAAAAATGACGTTGTTCGTGCCCATGTTCGCTCCTGTTCGTCGTGAGAAAAAACGCTCTCTTCGGCCTGTTCACAATTTCATCCTGTCCGTGACGCCGTTCGTCGAATCCTTTTGGTCCTCCCGGCCCGAATCAGGCCATGAAGTCGTGGACATGGACATGACGATCTTCCATCTTGACCGGGACCGGCCCGGCCTGGCCCAACCCTTACCGCCCAGTACTCTAACGGTCGAGACCGAAGAAGGTCAAACCATTTCCCTGCCCAGCGTCCCCTTTTCGAACCGAAGCGACCAAGCCCCCTACGTACTTCTGGCCGGAGCCTGCTCGTCGGCCCTGGACTTGGCCTGGAAGCTGATGGAAGCCGAGGATTTCCCCGAGTGGTCGTCGGTTCTGTGCGTCTCCCAATGGGCCGGAAGGGGCCAGTTCCGTCGGCCGTGGGCATCGCCCGAGGGCAATCTCCATGCGGCCTGGCGCTGGCCGTATCCACCGGAGAACTGGCAAAGGATCGTTCCGCTCCTTGCCGGGGCATGCATCCGCAGTGCCTTGGATACCCTGGGGTTTGCCGTGACCATCAAATGGCCCAACGATCTACTTCAACACGGCAGCAAGGTTGGGGGCATCCTGGTCGAGGAACGGCAAAATTGTCTTCTGGTCGGTGTCGGGCTCAACCTGACGGCCCGGCCACATGCCCAGGAACGCAGGGACAATGCTTTTCCGCCCGAAACTCTGGAGGGTCCGGCCTTACCGGAACCGGCAGCCCCCGGCCTCTGGGCCGCCCTTGTGCCCCGATGCCGAGACTGTTATTCATCCCTTCTTGGATGTACCCCTAGATCCTTCCTTAACGACCTTCAAGCCGACATGGCCTTTATTGGTCAAGAGGCTCTGGTAGATTCCTCCGGACGCCGCCTGCGCGGCGTTGTCTCCGGTCTGAACGACGATGGCTCCCTGCTCCTGCGTCGAGGAGAGGCCCTCGTCGTCCTGAACTCGGGCAGCATTTTGCCCCTGGATCCAGCGACCGATTCCTGA